Proteins encoded within one genomic window of Candidatus Brocadiia bacterium:
- a CDS encoding nitroreductase, giving the protein MPDILGIIKSRRSIRKYLDKPVLLGDIRRILESGRWSPSGRNNQPWRFRVVRVKTELNALSRMTKYSRIIASSSACIAVFLDNDLAYNRTKDCQSVGACIQNMLLFAHSKGIGSCWLGQILENSVQVNKLFSLPSRYELMAVIALGYPDEKVRSGRKQMKDLLLD; this is encoded by the coding sequence ATGCCAGATATCCTGGGCATCATAAAATCACGCCGGAGTATCCGAAAATATCTTGATAAGCCCGTGCTACTTGGTGATATCAGGAGAATACTTGAATCCGGCCGTTGGTCGCCGTCTGGCCGGAATAACCAACCCTGGCGGTTTCGGGTTGTCAGGGTTAAAACAGAACTCAACGCCTTATCCCGAATGACCAAATACAGCCGCATCATTGCTTCCAGCTCTGCCTGCATAGCAGTTTTCCTGGATAACGACCTGGCCTATAACCGAACTAAAGACTGCCAATCCGTTGGCGCCTGCATTCAGAATATGCTTCTGTTCGCCCATTCAAAGGGTATAGGTTCCTGCTGGTTGGGCCAGATACTTGAGAACAGCGTTCAGGTAAATAAATTATTCAGCCTGCCGTCCCGGTATGAATTAATGGCTGTAATTGCTTTGGGCTATCCGGACGAAAAGGTCCGCTCAGGCAGGAAACAGATGAAGGATTTACTATTGGATTAG
- the lipB gene encoding lipoyl(octanoyl) transferase LipB: protein MKPCTVFKLGVVPYDEALSFQFELTERVREKKGKVGYLMLLEHEPVFTIGKNGKSSNILASDEVLKKKKISVRKIDRGGDVTYHGPGQLVGYPIFSLQYLKKSIREYVRGLEQCMIDTLIRFNVKAMPDTKTAGVWVGNAKIGFIGVRVSKGITYHGFSLNINPDLGNFKLINPCGMTNPKITSLQEESGKKISVADVSKEYLDCFSKLFDLKPVVVKTHLSYIPKN, encoded by the coding sequence ATGAAGCCCTGCACCGTATTCAAATTAGGCGTTGTGCCCTACGACGAGGCGCTCTCATTCCAGTTCGAACTGACCGAGCGGGTCCGCGAAAAGAAAGGCAAGGTCGGATACCTGATGCTGCTGGAGCACGAGCCTGTATTTACCATCGGCAAAAACGGGAAAAGCAGCAACATCCTGGCTTCCGATGAAGTGCTCAAGAAGAAGAAAATCTCGGTGCGCAAGATAGACCGGGGCGGCGATGTGACCTATCACGGGCCGGGACAACTGGTCGGCTACCCTATATTTTCATTGCAATACCTAAAGAAATCAATCCGCGAATACGTAAGAGGCCTGGAACAGTGCATGATTGACACCCTGATCCGATTCAACGTCAAAGCCATGCCTGATACCAAAACAGCCGGCGTATGGGTGGGCAATGCTAAAATCGGCTTTATCGGTGTGCGCGTTTCCAAAGGCATCACTTACCACGGATTTTCCCTTAACATCAACCCGGACTTGGGTAACTTCAAACTGATTAATCCCTGCGGCATGACCAACCCAAAGATTACTTCGCTTCAGGAAGAGTCAGGTAAGAAAATAAGCGTCGCTGATGTATCCAAGGAATACCTGGACTGCTTCAGCAAGTTATTCGACTTGAAACCGGTGGTGGTCAAAACCCATCTTTCCTACATTCCCAAGAACTAA